In the genome of Croceimicrobium hydrocarbonivorans, one region contains:
- a CDS encoding potassium channel family protein produces MKYIIAGLGNFGASLSQKLTAQGHEVIGIDIRMDKVDMFKEQITHTIQMDATDEFTVAGLPLEDTDLVIVAVGEDQGANIMTSAVFKNLGVKRLISRAINPLHQKVLEAIGVDEIVHPEEETAERWAKKLCLNNVVDSFELGDTFSIIEAKVPEDHIGKTIREVEFRGKYNLLVLTIMSETEVKSMLGRNHTELKSQGIASPDQKLKESDVLVLYGANKDLQSFLKR; encoded by the coding sequence ATGAAATACATTATCGCCGGACTCGGAAATTTTGGAGCCTCCCTATCGCAAAAATTAACCGCCCAGGGCCATGAGGTAATTGGTATCGACATCCGCATGGATAAGGTGGATATGTTTAAAGAGCAAATTACCCATACCATACAGATGGATGCTACCGATGAATTTACGGTTGCGGGCTTACCTCTGGAAGATACTGATTTGGTGATTGTGGCGGTGGGTGAAGATCAAGGGGCCAATATTATGACCTCGGCCGTATTTAAAAATTTGGGGGTTAAGCGATTGATCAGTCGAGCCATTAACCCTTTACATCAAAAGGTATTGGAGGCCATTGGTGTAGATGAAATTGTGCATCCCGAGGAAGAAACTGCCGAACGCTGGGCCAAAAAACTCTGCCTCAATAATGTTGTGGACTCCTTTGAACTGGGCGATACCTTTAGCATTATCGAAGCCAAGGTGCCGGAAGACCATATAGGTAAAACCATTCGTGAAGTGGAGTTCCGCGGTAAATACAATTTACTGGTGCTCACGATAATGAGCGAGACGGAGGTAAAAAGCATGTTAGGCCGCAATCATACCGAACTTAAAAGTCAAGGAATCGCCAGCCCCGATCAAAAGCTCAAGGAGAGTGATGTCTTAGTGCTTTATGGTGCCAATAAGGATTTGCAAAGCTTTTTGAAACGATGA